A genomic segment from Pseudomonas sp. S09G 359 encodes:
- a CDS encoding LysR substrate-binding domain-containing protein, with translation MTNKKDTVPLPEDLRVFLTVIRKAGFAAAADELGLSPAYVSKRIQILETTLATRLLHRTSRRIALTEDGERVQRWAVRILEDFQQLSDELSDAHDSPRGRLHLCSSFGFGRNHVAPALSLLAEQYPDLEIRLDLFDRVVDIVSEGFDLEIRVGDDIPGQHIGRRLVSNRRVLCAAPAYLQRRGTPQQLSELEQHDCLVLKERDNAFGIWNLERNGAQENVRVRGPLSSNNGEIVLQWALDGRGVLLRSMWDVKPLLEQGKLVQVLHDYTQSANVWAVYPTRLAYSGKLRACVEFLQEHFKGLSI, from the coding sequence ATGACTAATAAGAAAGATACCGTGCCCCTACCCGAAGACCTGCGCGTATTCCTGACCGTGATCCGCAAGGCCGGCTTCGCGGCCGCCGCCGATGAGCTGGGGTTGTCCCCGGCCTACGTGAGCAAGCGCATCCAGATCCTCGAAACCACCCTGGCCACCCGCCTGCTGCATCGCACCAGCCGGCGTATCGCCCTCACCGAAGACGGTGAGCGGGTGCAGCGCTGGGCCGTGCGCATCCTGGAAGACTTCCAGCAACTGTCCGATGAACTCTCCGACGCCCACGACAGCCCCCGTGGCCGCCTGCACTTGTGCAGCAGTTTCGGCTTTGGCCGCAACCATGTGGCGCCGGCCTTGTCCTTGCTGGCCGAGCAGTACCCGGACCTGGAAATCCGCCTGGACCTGTTCGACCGTGTGGTGGATATCGTCAGCGAAGGGTTCGACCTGGAGATCCGCGTCGGCGACGACATCCCCGGCCAACATATCGGCCGGCGCCTGGTGAGCAATCGCCGAGTGTTATGCGCCGCGCCGGCGTACCTGCAACGCCGGGGTACACCGCAACAACTGAGCGAACTGGAGCAACACGACTGCCTGGTGCTCAAGGAACGTGATAACGCCTTTGGCATCTGGAACCTGGAGCGCAATGGCGCCCAGGAAAACGTGCGCGTGCGCGGGCCCCTCTCGTCGAACAATGGCGAGATTGTGTTGCAGTGGGCACTGGACGGCCGCGGCGTGCTGTTGCGCTCGATGTGGGATGTGAAGCCGCTGCTGGAACAGGGCAAGCTGGTGCAGGTGCTGCACGACTATACCCAGAGCGCCAACGTGTGGGCGGTGTACCCAACGCGGTTGGCGTACTCCGGGAAGCTCAGGGCGTGTGTGGAGTTCTTGCAGGAGCATTTCAAAGGGTTGTCTATCTAA
- a CDS encoding dicarboxylate/amino acid:cation symporter: MTIRKLLGTLYIQVLIAIAMGVLIGHVWPQIGVDLKPLGDGFIKLIKMIIGPIIFCTVVSGITSMHDVKQVGRVGGKALLYFEIVSTIALLIGILAAHLLHPGVGFNIDVKTLDSSAIAGFVGQAEHGEGITGFLLHVIPTTFFDAFSKGEILPVLFVSVLFGVGLVMAGEKARPLVGVINQASEVFFRIVGIISRVAPIGAFGAIAFTIGKYGVGSLLPLLKLVGTFYITAFFFIAVVLGSIARYAGFSIFKLMGYIKSELLIVLGTSSSESALPQLIQKLESLGASKGVVGIVVPTGYTFNLDGTNIYMTLAVLFLAQATNIHLPLEQPLTLLAVAMLTSKGAGAVVGAGFVALAASLAVVPTVPVAAMVLILGVDRFMAECRSLTNIIGNAVAALVVAAWEGELDREKMAPIALKRGRHARAAAQAKIAAQ, encoded by the coding sequence ATGACAATCAGAAAACTGCTGGGAACCCTGTATATCCAGGTGCTCATCGCTATCGCGATGGGCGTGTTGATCGGCCACGTCTGGCCGCAGATCGGCGTCGACCTCAAGCCCTTGGGCGACGGGTTTATCAAGCTGATCAAGATGATCATCGGCCCGATCATCTTCTGCACGGTGGTGTCCGGCATCACCAGCATGCACGACGTGAAACAGGTGGGCCGGGTTGGCGGCAAGGCGCTGCTGTATTTTGAAATCGTCTCCACCATCGCCCTGCTGATCGGCATTCTGGCCGCGCACCTGCTGCACCCGGGCGTCGGCTTCAATATCGATGTGAAAACCCTCGACAGCTCGGCCATCGCCGGTTTTGTCGGCCAGGCCGAACATGGCGAAGGCATCACCGGCTTCCTGCTGCACGTGATCCCTACGACATTTTTTGATGCGTTCTCCAAGGGCGAGATCCTGCCCGTGCTGTTTGTCTCCGTGCTGTTTGGTGTCGGCCTGGTGATGGCCGGCGAAAAGGCCCGGCCGCTGGTGGGCGTGATCAACCAGGCCAGCGAGGTGTTTTTCCGCATCGTCGGCATCATCAGCCGCGTGGCCCCCATCGGTGCCTTCGGCGCCATCGCCTTCACCATCGGCAAGTACGGCGTGGGCTCGTTGCTGCCGCTGCTGAAACTGGTGGGCACCTTCTATATCACCGCGTTCTTCTTCATTGCCGTGGTGCTGGGCAGCATCGCGCGTTACGCCGGTTTCAGCATTTTCAAGTTGATGGGCTATATCAAATCGGAGCTACTGATCGTGCTTGGCACCAGTTCGTCGGAGTCGGCGCTGCCGCAACTGATCCAGAAACTCGAAAGCCTCGGCGCCTCCAAGGGCGTGGTGGGCATCGTGGTGCCGACCGGCTATACCTTCAACCTGGACGGCACCAATATCTATATGACCCTGGCGGTGCTGTTCCTGGCCCAGGCGACCAATATCCACCTGCCCCTGGAGCAACCACTGACCCTGCTGGCCGTGGCCATGCTCACCTCCAAAGGCGCCGGTGCCGTGGTGGGCGCGGGTTTTGTGGCGCTGGCCGCCAGCCTGGCGGTGGTGCCGACGGTGCCGGTGGCGGCGATGGTGCTGATCCTCGGCGTCGACCGCTTCATGGCCGAATGCCGCTCGCTGACCAATATCATCGGCAACGCCGTGGCGGCACTGGTGGTGGCCGCGTGGGAAGGTGAGCTGGACCGCGAAAAAATGGCCCCCATCGCCCTCAAGCGTGGCCGCCATGCGCGGGCTGCGGCGCAGGCCAAGATCGCTGCGCAATAA
- the leuD gene encoding 3-isopropylmalate dehydratase small subunit has translation MSLQPFTLVTGKAAPMLAANIDTDVIMPKQFLKGIDRSGLDRGLFFDLRFLPNGQPNPEFVLNQPAWQGASFMVVGPNFGCGSSREHAVWGLKQMGIRALIGSSFAGIFYDNCQRNGVLLITLDEAVLQGLGQTVSQADQAQISVDLEAQQIRLADGQVIPFQIDTLRKTALLLGLDAIGSTLQRSDEIKDFELRHLKANPWLN, from the coding sequence ATGAGCCTGCAACCCTTCACCCTGGTGACCGGCAAGGCCGCGCCGATGCTGGCGGCGAATATCGACACCGACGTGATCATGCCCAAGCAGTTTCTCAAGGGCATTGACCGCAGTGGCCTGGACCGTGGGTTGTTTTTCGACCTGCGCTTCTTGCCGAACGGCCAGCCCAACCCCGAATTCGTGTTGAACCAGCCCGCCTGGCAGGGTGCGAGCTTTATGGTGGTGGGCCCCAACTTCGGCTGTGGCTCCAGCCGTGAACACGCGGTGTGGGGCCTGAAGCAAATGGGCATTCGCGCGCTGATCGGCAGCAGCTTTGCGGGGATTTTTTATGACAATTGCCAGCGTAACGGGGTGCTGTTGATCACCTTGGACGAGGCGGTATTGCAAGGCCTTGGCCAGACCGTCAGCCAGGCGGACCAGGCGCAGATCAGTGTCGACCTCGAAGCCCAACAGATTCGCCTGGCGGATGGCCAAGTGATCCCCTTCCAGATCGACACCTTACGCAAGACCGCGCTGCTGCTGGGCCTGGATGCGATTGGCAGCACGTTGCAGCGCAGTGATGAAATCAAAGACTTCGAGCTCCGGCACCTCAAAGCCAACCCCTGGCTCAACTGA